The genomic region GCCATTTTCTCGCCCTGTAAGACAGAGCTCACACCTGGTGatacatttattattattatatttatttattatatctTAGGTAAGATATAATAAACAAGATACAATGGTGTCTAGGCTCTTCTGTCCAGCCCTGGCTAGAGCTAACACCTCAAGAGGCCAGCTGTTAAAGCCAGGTggagcagtgttctttatctcctCTGTGACCCATCCTCCCTGTCCTACAACCGGgaggatatcttctgttaatgggccattaaagctcaccacaagactgataaaattacatcatcccatgGTGAGGTGCTCCACCCAGTGAGAAGAGCCAAGCGTTCTTACCCAATAAAACCTGCAATTCAGAACTGCAGGACACCCTGTTTTCCACTagatttcccagaggaagaccagacccatctcaccaccactggaaccttctacaggatcatctctgctccagcagaaccacatctgtcacttcAAGAAGATTTATTagactgctaccaacaccccGACCTACAGGGTGTGTTCTGACCCTGTcagtgtttctaggatttttttttttttgtactactacatttttatttttaatattcctactGAAGAGCTGTTACCCCTATTCCCATACCTTTGCCCGAAATCCCCCTTAACTGCAAAATTACAACAATTTGGAGGGAGGAGGGTTTAccttctccattccaagggaagctctgttggggaagatgaatcagggaaaccttataaatatgattgcttagcaaaagattctgaaaatatgaaacctataatcgaaatagaaatgaaagctgactctgagttgtaggatactgagtcttagttactctataacctgaaaacaatgatctagctgaaggagaatccctttggattgaacaatccctttctgctggctaagggatccaaaagTCAATATAGCAAAccagaagtctaaagagtagtttttagactttaaaatataacacagtatggtgatatagtagttcttataggctggatgtagattctataggattttgtctcttgtgttggttggtcactgaaagttagaatattcatcacataAAGGAGATAcaatggattgtaacaaggacctcgctctcttaactCCCTTAACTCTCCTAACTCTTACCTCTTCGTCCTCTCCTTCTCGCTGCTCTTAGCTCTCTTagctcttaactcttactcATACCTCTtctcttaactcttaactcttccccttcctcttccccctattctcgctctctcttgctctctcactcccttctctctcagctctcactctgctgttctctctccctttctctttgggacttcccatgagcccaggctggtggctgaaggcaaggccctttttacccatgacccttgcaataaaaccacatgttctacAATATACAGGtcggcagaattccttgtcccagccagaTTCACCTACAaagctccagctcccagcctgtctccccaaaccaagacaccaaGCTGTCagagtccaggacatccccttggatggcctgggacccgaggaagggaatttgagccctggacaggggggtttggagctggtccaggggctcggagaccttggcacagagcccaggaaaacaccgggtttgattttaatccatgggaaaagcttccaacactgcaaaaggaattacaaaccaccgggatgtgaaaatagtagttttGTACAGTAGacgatacagaattcagtagttttagagtttatcgaaaagaagtaaatggggacaagatggtggaatttgggtggtacctcatgtacttctccttcttcctcgtcctccatcttttggggtggtgatggcacaaagtagttaagagtggattggagcaaggtagaaatgtcacttttagtgtgggcactgagcattggcacaaaatagtaaataaccaatacgtagttatctgtacaaatgttaggggacatcccctgaggcagtcgcctcgtgtcccagctgctgtccagacctcagctgggagcagagaaaatcctgagatatcaaataataaacaccacaagaaaccagaaaacagatcttgaggactctgctttttttcaccgacgcgactcggggcttttagagggccaaggactttaaaccacctaaatctcgggtgaggaaaccccctTGACACCAAGCCAACCACAACCCACCTGTCTTGGGGTGGACACTGAAGGGGCTCTTGAGGAGGTGGCCCAGGCCTTTGCTGACGTTGATGTCGAGGCGAGGGAAGCAGAACTGGAGCATCACCTCCCAGTCGGCGTAGCAGGGCCCCGTGGtcgccgcccgcccgcccgccctGCTCCGCTCCATGCGGgtcctcagcagctcccagcgcTGCACCGAGTCCTTCTTCTTGGGGAACTCGGCCTGCAGCGCCTCCcggtgctgtgctggggctgggtcaAGGCTCAGCACAAACTCCTAGCCGTGTTTCATTTTTACAGGGCACCACTTACCCTTCCAGGACACCATTCACCCTTCCAGAACCCCATTCACCCCTTCCAGGATCCCACTTGCCTttccaaaccccatccctgaCCTTCCAGGATTTTATTTACCCTTCCAGAACACCATTTACCCTTCTAGGAGCACTTTTATCCTTCCAGGACCCCATTTACCCTTCTAGGAGCACTTTTACCCTTTCCAGAATCCCACTTACCCCTCAGGGCCCCATGTTTTAACCCCACATTTTAATCCCATTTTAACCCCATGTTTTAACcccatgttttaattttaaccccATGTTTTCATCCCATTTTAATCCCACTTTAACCccatgttttaatttaaacccCATTTTTAACCCCATGTTTTAATCTTAACCCCGAATTTTAATCCCATTTAAACCCCATGTTTTAACCtagtgttttaattttaaccccATGTTTACACCCCATTTCAACCCCACGTTTTAATTTTAACCTCATATTTTAACCCCATTTCAACCCCACGTTTTAATTTTAACCCCACGTTTTAACccaatgttttaattttaaccctacATTTGAACTCCTCATTTTAACCCCACCTTTTAACCCAACGTTTTAATTCTGACACCATGTTTTAACCCCATTTTAACCCCAcgttttttaatttttttctccacgTTTTAACCCCTTGTGTGCCCTCCCTCCCGACAcggagcagctctgggaaggaagGATATCCTCTGGGATGAGAGCCAGCACCTTGTCCCACTTCTCGGGGCTGCCCAGGATGTCCTGCCCCACCAGTGCATACTCCTCAAAGTATTTCTCCACCACGTCAACCGAGCgcctgtggggagcagggtgggCTCAGCACCCACCGGAGCCCGTGGGGATGGAAAAAAGGGTCCTCACCCACCTGATGAAGGGGTGGATGGGGTGGGAGAGGGTCACCTTCTTCACCATGTCCGCACCGCcctgggggacagcagtggTCAGTGTGGGGGGGTGGGCAGGGGGGGCTTGGCCACCTGAACTCATCTGCTGCAGGGTCATGGGGTGCCTAACCTCCCATAAATCCATCTTCTCCAGGGTCAGGGGGTGCCTAATCCCCCATAAATCCATCTTCTCCAGGGTCAGGGGGTGCCTAACCCCCCATAAATCCATCTTCTCCAGGGTCAGGGGGTGCCTAATCCCCCATAAATCCATCTTCTCCAGGGTCATGGGGTGCCTAGCCCCCCATAAATCCATCTTCTCCAGGGTCAGGGGGTGCCTAACACCCCATAAATCCATCTACTCCAAAGTCAGGGGTGCCCAGACCCACGTGCACCCACCTTCACTAGGGTCAGGATGGGCAAGGGGTGCCTAAGTCCCATTAGCCCACCTTCTCCAGGCTAAGGGGATGCCCAAACTCCCATAAACTCACCTTCACCAGTGTCACAGGGTGTCCAAACCCCTATAAATCCACCTTCCACAGCATCACGGGGTGCCCAAAGCCCCACAAACCCACCTTCACCAGGGTGAGAGGGTGCCCAGACCCCCATaaacccacctcctccaggGTCAGGGGGTGCCTAACCCCACATAAGCCCATCTTCTCCTAGCTCAAGAGGTACTCAAAGCCCCATAAACCCACCTTCTCCAGTGTCACGGGATGCCCAAAACCCCACCTTCTCCAGGGCCAGGGTGGGCAAGGGGTGCCCAAACCCCCCGTAAACCCACCTTCATCAGGGTGAGAGAATGCCCAAACCCCCCATAAACCCACCTCCATCAGGGTTAGGGGTGGGCAGGGGGTTCCTGGCCCCCCTTGCACCCACCTTCACCAGGCTCAGGTACTCCACAGCAGCCGACCGCAGCGCTGGGGACCATTTCCTCACCGCATCGTCACACACCCAGCAGTGGACACCTCTCCTGCCAGAGTACACCCACAGGCGGTGCCGCACGCCCAGGTCCTCTGTGGGGAGGCACAGATGGGTTTTAGGGGGCACAGATGGGTTTGGGGGGCACAGATGGGTTTTAGGGGGCACAGATGGGTTTTGGGCCACATCAGGACAGGCTGTGGCGACCACCCAAAATGATGGTGCCACAAACCTGCCGGGCACCAGCGTGTCCCCCAGCTCGGTGAGAGCATTGGCCTGGCCCCTCTTTGGGGtctgggcacagctgtggggctgagggtggTCTGCACGTGCACAGCCAGGACCCACGGGTGTCCCCAAGCCCCTCACCCACGAGCGCGCGGTCAATGATGCGGACAGCGATGGTCATCAGCGTCCAGCACTTGGAGCAGATATCGGCCGAGCTGGGGGCAGAGTGAGGGGTGTCAGCCCGACACCCcacatccccaaacccccctcccagctcagagcccccCGTGGAACCTGCAGCACATCCGGACGTCGTCGTAATCTGTCATGTCAATGTCAAAGACCAGCTCCTTCTCCTGAGGCTGGAAGGCTCCCAGGTGCACCGTGTTGTGCTGgttgggctgcaggagggatgggatgggttCAGCGCGGCCAGGGACCCCTGCAGACCCCCGGTCACGGCGGCCGGGACTCACCCGGTGCGAATAGACGGCGCCGATGTCGATCTTGTAGGGGTTGATCTTCTGCAGCTCCCgctccagctcctgggggcTGCCGAAGGACTGGAACCGCAGGTACACATCATCCCGCAGGGTGAAGGAGAACTCCCGCTGCTGGAAGTAGTTCTTCACCACTGCAGGGACGCGGGAGGGTCGGGCAGGGCGGGGGTGGTCAATGCCCTCCTAAATCCCCCCGTTACAGTCAACCCCAGGCtattccttccctgctcctcccgaTGTCCCGCTGAGCGCATCCACCCACCGCCTGCCCCTGCACCTCAACGTGGGACCCGGGATCGCGGTGTTCCCGTCCGGTGTGGGTGCCCTCCGCCCGGTATcgccacccccagcccagcatcGGTCCCTCTCCTCCGGTATCGTGGTCCCCGATGGTGCCCCCGGCCCAGTATCGATGTCCCCATCCCGGTAGCCGTGCCTCTGCCCAGTACCGCATCCCCGACCGCGTCCCCCGGCCCGTATGGACACCTCCCGCCCGATATCGGTGTCCTCCCCCCGGTATCACCGCCGGAGCCCCGCCGCCCCGTAGGGATGCCCCTGCCCGGTATCACCGCATCCCCGACGGCGCCTCCCCGCCCGGTACCGGTTCCCCCAGCCCGCTCACCGCCGCCGTAGGTGAGCCAGCGGCCGTAGGGGCCGTGCGGGAAGAGGCGGCGGTAGAAGACCGGCAGCAGCTCGGGCAGCGCCGCCGGATCAAACGGCGCCATGGCGGGAACGGAGCGGCGGTGCCGGGCCCCGGGGGCCGCCGGGAGTTGTAGTCCGGCCCCGGGGGCCGCCGGGAGTTGTAGTCCGGCCCCGGGCAGCGGGGAACGGGGGGCACCGAGAGCGGGAGTGCGCGGCTCGGGGAGAGTGAGAGGAGAGCAAAGCACAGGAGCGGTGCCGGGATGGAGGGGAGGAGATGCCCCGGGGTGTGCGGAGTGCCGGGGTCTGGGGTCCGGGGGTGGTCCTGGAGCGCGGAGGTCCGAGCGGTCCCGGGATCCGGGGAGGTTCTCGGATCCGGGAGGGTTGCGGGGTGCTGAGATCCGGGGATGTGCCGGGATCCGAGGGGGTCCCGAGGCGGGTGGGAGCCGGGGTGCTGAGGTTAGAGGGGATTTCGGCGTGCTGCAATGTCCCGGGGGAGTCCGGGAGCGCGGAGGTCCCGGGATGTCCCGGTGGCCGGGGGTCCGGAGAAGTGCGGGGGCGTGGGGGTCCAGGGTATGTCCAGACACCCAAGAGGGTCCCAGGAGGGTCTGTCTGGGACTGTCCCGGAGTCCGGGCGGGTCCCTGGAGCGGGGTCCGGTAGACCCTGAGGTGCTAAGGTCCGGAGGGGTCCCGCGTTTCTGGGTGGTCGCAGAGTCCGGAGGCTTCCCGGGAGGGCAGCGCAGCAGTGCGGGAACCCCCGGGCGCTGCCTCGCTCCCGTTAACTATTCCCCGCAAGAGCGGCGGGAGCAAAGCCCCGGGACACATCCCGGGGCACTGCCCGCAGCCCAGCGGGCTCCAGGCGGCAGCAGCGGGACAAGTCCCGTAAGAAGTCGGGGCGGAGCCGATCCCAGATCCCGGTAGTGCCGGGAAGACCAGCAGCATCTCCGGGGTGGTTGTCCCGGAGTCCGCTAATTAATTATTAACAGCAAGGCCAAGGTCGGGACAAGCCGGTCCTGGTGGTTTTCCAGTCCCCATCCCGGTGCCGGGGATGTGGCTGTACGCGGCCGcggtgctgctggggctgttcctgctgcgGCGCTGGCACCGGGAGCGGCAGACGGTGCCGAGGCTCTCGGAGAAGCACGTGCTGATCACAGGATGTGACAGCGGCTTCGGGAACCTGCTGGCGCGGCAGCTGGACACGCGTGGGCTGCGGGTGCTGGCCGCCTGCCTGACCGACGCCGGGGCCGCGCAGCTGCGGGCGGCCACCTCCAACCGGCTCCAGACCGTCCTGCTGGACGTCACCTCCAGCAAGAGCATCGCCGATGTCACCGCCTGGGTCCGCGAGCGTGTGGGTGATCAAGGTAAGATGGGGTGGCCCCTCCTGTTGTCACCCCATTGTCATCTCATGGGTCTTTCTTCCACttttcccactcaacacaggTGAGGCTGGCACAGGTATGTGGACTGGGGAACAGCCTCAGCTGATCCTTTCTCGTCtcccccagggctctggggactGGTGAACAACGCAGGGATCGCCATCCCCACCGCCCCCAACGAGTGGCTGACCAAGGAAGACTTTGTCAAGGTGCTGGATGTCAACCTGGTGGGGATGGTGGAGGTGACACTGAGCCTCCTGCCGCTGgtgcggcgggcgcggggccgaGTGGTCAATGTGTCCAGTGTGATGGGCCGTGTGTCCTTCTTTGGTGGTGGGTACTGCATCTCCAAGTACGGTGTGGAGGCCTTCTCTGACAGCCTCAGGTAAGTCTGCTCAACTGGCTCCATCCTGATTTCccagtttgttttcctggacTTTGTCTGTCACAGTTGTGAACCTCCATCCTCATGCAAACGTGAGTGAGCACAGGTCAGACTCTTCTGCTGAAGTGTGAACAGCTCCTGTACTGGCATGGAGCCTCCCCTATGGACATTGTCCCTGTCCAAGATCCTCCTGGACATGGCCCTGCTGTCCTGAGCTTTGCTTTGTTCCCAACCCGTCCAGATTTGGCAAATGCTTGCTGACACACTGTCTCGGCCGTGTGCCGGGCTGGCACAGGGTCCGCTGGCgtgctcaggctctgctccacaCCTGTGGCATGAGGCTGCATCCCATGAGAGATGCTCTGGTGCTGCTCCCATGTCCCACAGGACTCAATCCCTTCCAGGCTTGAGATGCACAACTTTGGGGTGAAGGTCTGTGTGATCGAGCCGGGCTACTTCAAAACAATGATCACCAACACTGATAACCTGGAGAAGAACTTTCATTGCAGCTGGCAGAAGCTTCCAGAGGAAATCAAAGCCAGTTATGGGGAGAGTTACTTGAGGCAGTGTAAGTACCTCTCCCAAAGGCTGTGTGATCCTCTTTCTCTCCTGACACAAGGCACATCCCTTGGACCACGAGGGTCCCATGGGGATCCCACTGCCCCAACACCCCATGGAGCCACTTGGCTCTGCTCGGCTCCAGAGtctcagcagcattttctgcctctgcagtTGTGGAGATGCTCAAGATGATGGATAAGTACAACAACTCCAACCTGTCACTGGTCACTAACTGCATGGAGCACGCACTGACCAGCCTCCACCCCCGCACCCGCTACTCGGCTGGCTGGGATGCCAAGCTGCTCTACCTCCCCATCAGCTacctgccctcagccctcacCGACGCCCTGTTCACCTTATTCTACCCCAAATCCGTTGGGAAAGCCTAAGGTGGGGATACAGCAGCCAGCCAGGACCAGAGTGGGATCCGATGACACACGGTGGGATCCAGaatcagctgctgccaggaccACACTGCGGTCTCTGAATTTGTAACTGCACGTACATCTgaccctctgtcccctcctcacGGATGGGTTTGTCCTGAATAAAGACTCCCTATCCCCTCATAGCAGACCGTGGTGTCACTCTTAGGCTGTGGCACCAAGGCTGTGCGTAGAGGCTCTAACTACTCCCCTGAGCACCTGCTGCATGCAGGATCCAGCCCCTGACAAGTTGCTGAGGGACTTGCCCAGACTGGCACCCCAAGTATTGACACACATAAAGTAAAACTCAGACCTGTTCCAACCTGAGCAGATTTCCCTC from Sylvia atricapilla isolate bSylAtr1 chromosome 29, bSylAtr1.pri, whole genome shotgun sequence harbors:
- the LOC136372723 gene encoding retinol dehydrogenase 16-like, with the translated sequence MWLYAAAVLLGLFLLRRWHRERQTVPRLSEKHVLITGCDSGFGNLLARQLDTRGLRVLAACLTDAGAAQLRAATSNRLQTVLLDVTSSKSIADVTAWVRERVGDQGLWGLVNNAGIAIPTAPNEWLTKEDFVKVLDVNLVGMVEVTLSLLPLVRRARGRVVNVSSVMGRVSFFGGGYCISKYGVEAFSDSLRLEMHNFGVKVCVIEPGYFKTMITNTDNLEKNFHCSWQKLPEEIKASYGESYLRQFVEMLKMMDKYNNSNLSLVTNCMEHALTSLHPRTRYSAGWDAKLLYLPISYLPSALTDALFTLFYPKSVGKA
- the PRIM1 gene encoding DNA primase small subunit yields the protein MAPFDPAALPELLPVFYRRLFPHGPYGRWLTYGGVVKNYFQQREFSFTLRDDVYLRFQSFGSPQELERELQKINPYKIDIGAVYSHRPNQHNTVHLGAFQPQEKELVFDIDMTDYDDVRMCCSSADICSKCWTLMTIAVRIIDRALVEDLGVRHRLWVYSGRRGVHCWVCDDAVRKWSPALRSAAVEYLSLVKGGADMVKKVTLSHPIHPFIRRSVDVVEKYFEEYALVGQDILGSPEKWDKVLALIPEDIREALQAEFPKKKDSVQRWELLRTRMERSRAGGRAATTGPCYADWEVMLQFCFPRLDINVSKGLGHLLKSPFSVHPKTGRVSVPLDLQRLDQFDPFAVPTISSLCQELDTAGSDGEREDTGETEPKRRMRDYKKTSLAPYVRVFEQFVEGMENARRGEKIRQSDLQGDF